A window of Sagittula sp. P11 genomic DNA:
ATCTTGCCGCGATCCTCGAGGTTCCATAGCGCGTAGGCCACCGCCTCGCCGCTTTCCATGGAGATCAGCACGCCCTGGCGGCGGCCCGGGATGGCACCCTTGTGCGGGGTCCAGCCGTGGAACACGCGGTTCAGAACGCCGGTGCCGCGGGTGTCGGTCAGGAACTCGCCGTGATAGCCGATGAGGCCGCGCGACGGGACATGCGCGATGATCCGCGTCTTGCCCGCACCGGCGGGCCGCATCTCGACCAGCTCGCCCTTGCGGACGCCTGTGATCTTCTCGATCACCGCGCCGGAGTACTCGTCGTCCACGTCGATGGTCGCCTCTTCGACGGGTTCCATCATCTGGCCGTCGACTTCCTTCATGATTACCTGCGGACGCGAGATCGACAGCTCGAAACCCTCGCGGCGCATGTTCTCGATCAGGACGCCCATCTGCAGTTCGCCACGGCCCGAGACTTCAAAGGCCTCGCCGCCGGGGGTGTCCTTGATGCGGATGGCGACGTTGGTCTCGGCCTCTTTATAAAGACGGTCGCGGATCACGCGGGACTGCACCTTCTTGCCGTCACGGCCCGCGAGCGGGCTGTCGTTGATCCCGAAGGTCACGGTGATGGTCGGCGGGTCGATGGGCTGGGCTTCGAGCGGCTCGTCCACCGCCAGCGCGCAGAGCGTGTCGGCCACGGTAGTCTTGGTCATGCCTGCGACGGACACGATGTCGCCGGCAAAGGCTTCGTCGATGTCCTGCATCTGCAGGCCGCGGAAGGCCTGGATCTTGGTGACGCGGAACTGCTCGATCTTCTGGCCGATGCGGCTGATCGACTGGATCGTCTGACCCACCTTCACGTGGCCGGATTCGATGCGGCCCGTAAGCAGGCGGCCGACAAAGGGGTCGGCGCCAAGGGTGACGGCGAGCATGCGGAAGTCCTCGTCCACGTGCTTGACCTGCTTCGGCTCGGGCACGTGGTCGACGATCAGGCGGAACAGCGCGTCGAGGTTCTTGCGCGGGCCGTCCAGCTCCGTGTCGCACCAGCCGTTGCGGCCGGAGGCATAGAGATGCGGGAAGTCGAGCTGGTCCTCGTCGGCGTCGAGGGCCGAGAACAGGTCGAAGACTTCGTCCAGCGCGCGGTCCGGCTCCGCGTCGGGCTTGTCGACCTTGTTCAGCACCACGATCGGGCGCAGGCCAAGCGCCAGCGCCTTGGACGTGACGAACTTGGTCTGCGGCATGGGGCCTTCGGCGGCGTCCACCAGCAACACCACGCCGTCGACCATCGACAGGATGCGTTCCACCTCGGCACCGAAGTCGGCGTGGCCGGGGGTGTCCACGATGTTGATCCGCGTGCCCTTCCACTCGACGGAAGTCGCCTTGGCAAGGATGGTGATCCCTCGCTCGCGTTCGAGGTCGTTCGAATCCATGGCCCGTTCGGCCACGGCCTGGTTGGCGCGGAAAGCGCCGGATTGCTTCAGCAGTTCGTCGACGAGGGTCGTCTTGCCGTGGTCGACGTGCGCGATGATCGCGACGTTGCGCAATTGCATGTCTGTTTCCTCTTGTCCGGATTGCCGCCCGCGTAGCGGCAGTCGGGCCAAAACACCAGTGCCAATCGGTCGCAAACCCCCCTGTTGCAATGATGTGACGGATCGTTCCTCACGTTTTCGTGCGCGGAACAGGCGGGGAATGGCCGGGTGCATCCACGTCATCGGCACCGATTGGCCAAGAAATGCCAGTCCTTGGAAATTACACACGAAATCGGGAACGGAAACGCGGGGTTCAACCGTTGAAAGGGTACTACGGATGGCCACATGGCTGTCGAGCGCCCGAGCAGACCGGACAGAGACCCGGAACGAGGCGTGAAAAACAAAAGAAAGGACGAAGGAAATGAAAAAGCATATCCTGACCATGACCGTCGCCATTGCAGCACTTGGCACCGCAGCTTCCGCAGGCAGCCTTGACGTGACGCCGGTCGAGCCGACCCCGGTCACCCCGGTTGAAGTCGTTCCGGTTGCACCGGTCGGCACCTGGACGGGTGGCTATGCCGGTCTGAGCCTCGGCGGCGCACAGGCGTCCTCGGGCGGTTCCGAAGAGACCGGCCTGATCTACGGCCTGCACGGCGGCTACGACTACCAGTTCGGTAACGGTATCGTTCTGGGTGGTGAAGCAGAGTTCCAGGGCAACGACGACCTGAGCGTCAACGGCTTCGACGTGGACAACGTGTCCCGCGCCAAGGCACGCATGGGCTACGACCTCGGCCCGGCGCTGGTTTACGGCACCGCCGGTGTCTCCAAGGTGAACACCAGCATCGGCGAGGCGACCTCCCCGGTTTACGGCCTCGGCATGGAATACAAGGTGACCGATCGCTTCAGCGTCGGTGCGGAATACCTGAACGAGGACTTCGAGAACCTCGGCTCCACGGAAACCGACCTGCAGCAGGACTCGATCTCGCTGCGCGGTAACTTCCGCTTCTGATCGCAGTCTGATCTGTCGATGTTGCGCCCCGGACCCATGGTCCGGGGCGTTTTCGTTTGTGCACCGCGGCCGTGCCGGTCAGTGCGGTGTCGCGCGAGAAAACAGGTGGATCACCACGATCCCGGCCAGGATCATGCCCATGCCCAAAACCGCCGCAAGGTCGAGCTTCTGGCCAAAGACCACCCGCCCGATGACGGCGATCAGCACGATGCCCAGTCCCGACCAGATCGCGTAGGTGACGCCCACCGGCATGACCTTCAGCACCATGCTCAGCAGGTAGAACGCCGCAGCGTAGGACACCGCCACCACGACAGAGGGCAGGGGCCGGGTGAACTGCTGGCTGGCCTGCAGCGCGGTGGTTCCGATGGTTTCGGCCACCACCGCGAGGATGAGGATGAGATAGGGCATGAGGCGACTCCCGCTTGGCTGTGCCCCGGTCTACGTGCCGGGGCGGCGGGGTCAATACGCGGGCAGGTGGATCGGGAAGCGGGCCCGGATGGCACGGTCCAGATCGGCGTGGAACCGGGCGGCAGAGGGCACGGACAGGATCATCTCCTTCCTGCGGGTCGCGGCCTCCTGCAGGCAGGGCTTCTCGCGCTCCTCCCACTCCTTCGGCGACATGCGGTTGCCGAGCGTCGGATAGACGTGGTCCTTCTGCATCCGGCCCAGAGTCTGGTCGGTGCCGAGGTAGTGGCCCGGACCCTCAAGGCAGACCTCGCGCATCTGATCCAGCGCGAGCGTGTCGTCGTCCACCTCGATCCCGCGCACGCAGCGCAGCGCCTGACCGATCAGGTCGTCGCCCAGGATCAGGCTCTCGTGGCAGAACCCCAGAAGGGAGGCGTGCATGCCCGCGGCCTCGTAGATCATGTTCACGCCCGCCAGCCCGGCCATGACGTTGGAACACATCTGTTCCCACCCGGCCTGCATGTCCGGCAGCTTCGAATCCGAGGCGCCGCCCGCCGATCCGCCGGGCAGGCCGTAGAACCGGGCCATCTGCCCGCAGCCCGCCGTCAGCAGCGCCTGCTCGCCCGAGCCCACGCTCATCGCCCCGGTCCTGAGGTCCAGCCCGAAGGGCCATGTCCCGAAGATCGCCGGATGCCCCGGCGCCAGCGCGTTGACGTAGACCACACCGGCAAGGCATTCCGCCACCGACTGCACGATGGCCCCGGCGATGGTCGAGGGCGCGGTCGCCCCGGCCATGCCCGCGCTGAGCAGGAGCACGGGCATACCGCCGCGGATGCAGGCCTCCATCGTCTGGCAGCTTTCGGTGGCAAAGCGCATCGGCGGCACCACGAAACAGTTGGAGTTCGAGACGAAGGGCCGGGCGCGCCACGCCTCTTCTCCGCCCGCGATCAGGTGCAGCAGCTCGAACGCAGTGCTCACATGCGAGCGGTCGGAAAAGGAGGTGCCCACGTGCTTTGTCGTGCCCGAGCAGCAGGCGTAGAGCGTGTTGAGGTCCATCTCCAGCGCGTTGGGAATGTCGCGCGCCACCATGGGGCGCTGCAGGAAATGCAGGTTGTCGAGCACGTCGACGATCCGCGCCGCATCGTGCAGGTCCTGCACCGTGCTTTCGCGGTAGCTGCGGTCCGCCGGATCGACCATGTGCACGGCAGCGCCGGCGGTGCCGTAGTGCACGCGGCTGCCCGACAGGTCGAGGTCGTGATGCGCCTCGCGACCGTGCAGCGGGATGTCCCGCGCGGCCCGGGCCAGCATGTCCTCCACCAGCGCCGCAGGGAAGCGCAGGCGACCATCTTCGCCCTGCAGGGCACCCGCGGCCACCATCGCCTCCACACCGC
This region includes:
- a CDS encoding outer membrane protein codes for the protein MKKHILTMTVAIAALGTAASAGSLDVTPVEPTPVTPVEVVPVAPVGTWTGGYAGLSLGGAQASSGGSEETGLIYGLHGGYDYQFGNGIVLGGEAEFQGNDDLSVNGFDVDNVSRAKARMGYDLGPALVYGTAGVSKVNTSIGEATSPVYGLGMEYKVTDRFSVGAEYLNEDFENLGSTETDLQQDSISLRGNFRF
- a CDS encoding multidrug efflux SMR transporter; the encoded protein is MPYLILILAVVAETIGTTALQASQQFTRPLPSVVVAVSYAAAFYLLSMVLKVMPVGVTYAIWSGLGIVLIAVIGRVVFGQKLDLAAVLGMGMILAGIVVIHLFSRATPH
- a CDS encoding trimethylamine methyltransferase family protein, encoding MNAPLTRRGGGRRARVAARTAALAHDLRPVRAGLTGGRYNPLSDAEVLRIHRTALTALEEIGLSGAPESGVEAMVAAGALQGEDGRLRFPAALVEDMLARAARDIPLHGREAHHDLDLSGSRVHYGTAGAAVHMVDPADRSYRESTVQDLHDAARIVDVLDNLHFLQRPMVARDIPNALEMDLNTLYACCSGTTKHVGTSFSDRSHVSTAFELLHLIAGGEEAWRARPFVSNSNCFVVPPMRFATESCQTMEACIRGGMPVLLLSAGMAGATAPSTIAGAIVQSVAECLAGVVYVNALAPGHPAIFGTWPFGLDLRTGAMSVGSGEQALLTAGCGQMARFYGLPGGSAGGASDSKLPDMQAGWEQMCSNVMAGLAGVNMIYEAAGMHASLLGFCHESLILGDDLIGQALRCVRGIEVDDDTLALDQMREVCLEGPGHYLGTDQTLGRMQKDHVYPTLGNRMSPKEWEEREKPCLQEAATRRKEMILSVPSAARFHADLDRAIRARFPIHLPAY
- the typA gene encoding translational GTPase TypA, with protein sequence MQLRNVAIIAHVDHGKTTLVDELLKQSGAFRANQAVAERAMDSNDLERERGITILAKATSVEWKGTRINIVDTPGHADFGAEVERILSMVDGVVLLVDAAEGPMPQTKFVTSKALALGLRPIVVLNKVDKPDAEPDRALDEVFDLFSALDADEDQLDFPHLYASGRNGWCDTELDGPRKNLDALFRLIVDHVPEPKQVKHVDEDFRMLAVTLGADPFVGRLLTGRIESGHVKVGQTIQSISRIGQKIEQFRVTKIQAFRGLQMQDIDEAFAGDIVSVAGMTKTTVADTLCALAVDEPLEAQPIDPPTITVTFGINDSPLAGRDGKKVQSRVIRDRLYKEAETNVAIRIKDTPGGEAFEVSGRGELQMGVLIENMRREGFELSISRPQVIMKEVDGQMMEPVEEATIDVDDEYSGAVIEKITGVRKGELVEMRPAGAGKTRIIAHVPSRGLIGYHGEFLTDTRGTGVLNRVFHGWTPHKGAIPGRRQGVLISMESGEAVAYALWNLEDRGKMMIGAQAPVYTGMIIGEHSRDNDLEVNPLKGKKLTNVRASGTDEAVRLTTPMSLSLEEAIAYINDDELVEVTPNAVRLRKRFLDPHERKRASRSA